A DNA window from Castanea sativa cultivar Marrone di Chiusa Pesio chromosome 7, ASM4071231v1 contains the following coding sequences:
- the LOC142643739 gene encoding small ribosomal subunit protein eS25y — protein sequence MAPKKEKAPPPPSKPAKSGGGKQKKKKWSKGKQKEKVNNMVLFNQGTYDKLLSEAPKYKLITPSILSDRMRISGSLARRAIRELMARGLIRMVSAHSSQQIYTRATNT from the exons ATG GCTCCAAAGAAAGAGAAGGCTCCTCCACCACCCTCCAAGCCTGCCAAATCTGGCGGTGGCaagcagaagaagaag AAGTGGAGCAAGGGAAAGCAAAAGGAGAAGGTGAACAACATGGTATTGTTCAACCAGGGCACCTATGACAAGCTCCTCTCCGAGGCTCCCAAATACAAACTCATCACACCCTCCATTCTCTCCGACCGTATGAGG ATTAGTGGATCACTTGCAAGGAGAGCAATCAGAGAATTGATGGCAAGAGGTTTGATCAGGATGGTCTCTGCACATTCAAGCCAGCAGATATACACAAGAGCAACAAACACCTAG
- the LOC142644601 gene encoding 17.5 kDa class I heat shock protein-like, which translates to MSMIPSFFGGQRSNTFDPFSLNVWDPFKDFPTQFSKENSAFVNTRIDWKETPEAHVLKADLPGLKKEEVKVEVEDDRVVRISGERKIEKEDKNDTWHRVERSSGKFVRSFRLPEDVKMDQIKAAMENGVLTVTVPKVEVKKPDVKAIEISG; encoded by the coding sequence ATGTCGATGATTCCAAGCTTTTTCGGTGGCCAACGCAGCAATACCTTCGACCCATTTTCTCTAAACGTATGGGACCCATTCAAGGATTTCCCAACTCAATTTTCCAAAGAGAATTCTGCTTTTGTCAACACTCGTATTGATTGGAAAGAGACCCCAGAAGCTCACGTGTTGAAGGCCGATCTTCCTGGGCTAAAGAAGGAGGAAGTGAAAGTAGAGGTCGAAGATGACAGAGTGGTTCGGATTAGTGGagagaggaagatagagaaggaAGACAAGAATGACACGTGGCATCGTGTCGAACGGAGCAGTGGCAAGTTTGTGAGGAGTTTCAGGTTGCCGGAGGATGTGAAGATGGATCAGATTAAGGCTGCGATGGAGAATGGGGTTCTCACTGTTACTGTTCCCAAAGTTGAGGTGAAGAAACCTGATGTCAAGGCCATTGAAATCTCTGGttga